Proteins encoded together in one Gallus gallus isolate bGalGal1 chromosome 18, bGalGal1.mat.broiler.GRCg7b, whole genome shotgun sequence window:
- the CSNK1D gene encoding casein kinase I — MELRVGNRYRLGRKIGSGSFGDIYLGTDIAAGEEVAIKLECVKTKHPQLHIESKIYKMMQGGVGIPTIKWCGAEGDYNVMVMELLGPSLEDLFNFCSRKFSLKTVLLLADQMISRIEYIHSKNFIHRDVKPDNFLMGLGKKGNLVYIIDFGLAKKYRDARTHQHIPYRENKNLTGTARYASINTHLGIEQSRRDDLESLGYVLMYFNLGSLPWQGLKAATKRQKYERISEKKMSTPIEVLCKGYPSEFATYLNFCRSLRFDDKPDYSYLRQLFRNLFHRQGFSYDYVFDWNMLKFGASRGAEDAERERREREERLRHTRNPAVRGLPSTASGRLRGTQDVAPPTPLTPTSHAANTSPRPVSGMERERKVSMRLHRGAPVNVSSSDLTGRQDTSRMSTSQNSIPFEHHGK; from the exons ATGGAGCTGAGGGTTGGGAACAGGTACCGGCTGGGCCGGAAGATCGGGAGCGGCTCCTTCGGCGACATTTACCTGG gAACTGATATTGCTGCTGGCGAGGAGGTTGCAATTAAGCTGGAATGTGTGAAAACCAAACATCCTCAACTCCACATTGAGAGTAAAATCTACAAAATGATGCAGGGTGGAG tggGTATCCCCACTATTAAGTGGTGTGGTGCTGAAGGGGACTACAATGTCATggtgatggagctgctgggacCCAGTCTTGAAGACCTCTTCAATTTTTGTTCAAGGAAATTTAGTCTCAAGACAGTCTTGTTACTTGCTGACCAAATG ATTAGTCGAATTGAATATATTCACTCTAAGAATTTCATCCACCGAGATGTGAAGCCAGATAACTTCCTAATGGGCCTGGGGAAGAAAGGCAATCTTGTCTACATCATAGACTTTGGATTAGCAAAGAAGTATCGGGATGCCCGAACTCACCAACATATCCCATATCgtgaaaataaaaacctaaCAGGAACTGCCCGTTATGCATCCATCAACACTCATCTTGGAATTG AGCAATCTCGCAGAGATGACTTGGAGTCCTTGGGCTATGTACTGATGTATTTTAACCTGGGCTCCCTCCCCTGGCAGGGACTGAAAGCAGCaacaaagagacagaaatacGAACGtatcagtgaaaagaaaatgtctaCACCCATTGAGGTTTTGTGTAAAGGATATCCTT CTGAATTTGCCACATACTTGAATTTCTGCCGTTCTCTTCGTTTTGATGACAAACCTGACTATTCTTACCTAAGGCAGTTATTCAGAAACCTCTTCCACCGACAAGGCTTCTCCTATGACTATGTGTTTGACTGGAACATGCTGAAATTT GGTGCAAGCAGAGGGGCTGAAGATGCTGAACGTGAAAGGAGAGAACGAGAGGAGCGGCTGAGGCATACACGAAATCCAGCTGTGCGTGGATTGCCCTCCACTGCTTCTGGCAGGCTGAGGGGAACGCAAGATGTAGCTCCTCCTACTCCTCTTACCCCAACTTCACATGCTG CCAACACATCCCCTCGACCGGTGTCTGGTATGGAACGAGAAAGAAAAGTGAGTATGAGGTTGCACCGTGGTGCTCCAGTCAATGTCTCATCGTCTGACTTAACAGGCCGACAAGACACCTCTCGCATGTCCACTTCACAG AATAGCATTCCTTTCGAACACCATGGCAAGTAG
- the CSNK1D gene encoding casein kinase I isoform X1, whose protein sequence is MELRVGNRYRLGRKIGSGSFGDIYLGTDIAAGEEVAIKLECVKTKHPQLHIESKIYKMMQGGVGIPTIKWCGAEGDYNVMVMELLGPSLEDLFNFCSRKFSLKTVLLLADQMISRIEYIHSKNFIHRDVKPDNFLMGLGKKGNLVYIIDFGLAKKYRDARTHQHIPYRENKNLTGTARYASINTHLGIEQSRRDDLESLGYVLMYFNLGSLPWQGLKAATKRQKYERISEKKMSTPIEVLCKGYPSEFATYLNFCRSLRFDDKPDYSYLRQLFRNLFHRQGFSYDYVFDWNMLKFGASRGAEDAERERREREERLRHTRNPAVRGLPSTASGRLRGTQDVAPPTPLTPTSHAANTSPRPVSGMERERKVSMRLHRGAPVNVSSSDLTGRQDTSRMSTSQIPARVTTGVLQSTVHR, encoded by the exons ATGGAGCTGAGGGTTGGGAACAGGTACCGGCTGGGCCGGAAGATCGGGAGCGGCTCCTTCGGCGACATTTACCTGG gAACTGATATTGCTGCTGGCGAGGAGGTTGCAATTAAGCTGGAATGTGTGAAAACCAAACATCCTCAACTCCACATTGAGAGTAAAATCTACAAAATGATGCAGGGTGGAG tggGTATCCCCACTATTAAGTGGTGTGGTGCTGAAGGGGACTACAATGTCATggtgatggagctgctgggacCCAGTCTTGAAGACCTCTTCAATTTTTGTTCAAGGAAATTTAGTCTCAAGACAGTCTTGTTACTTGCTGACCAAATG ATTAGTCGAATTGAATATATTCACTCTAAGAATTTCATCCACCGAGATGTGAAGCCAGATAACTTCCTAATGGGCCTGGGGAAGAAAGGCAATCTTGTCTACATCATAGACTTTGGATTAGCAAAGAAGTATCGGGATGCCCGAACTCACCAACATATCCCATATCgtgaaaataaaaacctaaCAGGAACTGCCCGTTATGCATCCATCAACACTCATCTTGGAATTG AGCAATCTCGCAGAGATGACTTGGAGTCCTTGGGCTATGTACTGATGTATTTTAACCTGGGCTCCCTCCCCTGGCAGGGACTGAAAGCAGCaacaaagagacagaaatacGAACGtatcagtgaaaagaaaatgtctaCACCCATTGAGGTTTTGTGTAAAGGATATCCTT CTGAATTTGCCACATACTTGAATTTCTGCCGTTCTCTTCGTTTTGATGACAAACCTGACTATTCTTACCTAAGGCAGTTATTCAGAAACCTCTTCCACCGACAAGGCTTCTCCTATGACTATGTGTTTGACTGGAACATGCTGAAATTT GGTGCAAGCAGAGGGGCTGAAGATGCTGAACGTGAAAGGAGAGAACGAGAGGAGCGGCTGAGGCATACACGAAATCCAGCTGTGCGTGGATTGCCCTCCACTGCTTCTGGCAGGCTGAGGGGAACGCAAGATGTAGCTCCTCCTACTCCTCTTACCCCAACTTCACATGCTG CCAACACATCCCCTCGACCGGTGTCTGGTATGGAACGAGAAAGAAAAGTGAGTATGAGGTTGCACCGTGGTGCTCCAGTCAATGTCTCATCGTCTGACTTAACAGGCCGACAAGACACCTCTCGCATGTCCACTTCACAG ATTCCTGCTCGGGTAACTACTGGTGTTCTCCAGTCCACTGTGCACCgatga